Proteins encoded by one window of Mastacembelus armatus chromosome 23, fMasArm1.2, whole genome shotgun sequence:
- the gpr85 gene encoding putative G protein-coupled receptor 85: MIPPPSMANYSHAGDHTILQNVSPLATFLKLTSLGFIIGVGVVGNLLISILLVKDKSLHRAPYYFLLDLCASDILRSAICFPFVFTSVKNGSAWTYGTLTCKVIAFLGVLSCFHTAFMLFCVSVTRYLAIAHHRFYTKRLTFWTCLAVICMVWTLSVAMAFPPVLDVGTYSFIREEDQCTFQHRSFRANDSLGFMLLLALILLATQLVYLKLIFFVHDRRKMKPVQFVPAVSQNWTFHGPGASGQAAANWLAGFGRGPTPPTLLGIRQNSNAAGRRRLLVLDEFKTEKRISRMFYIMTFFFLALWGPYLVACYWRVFARGPVVPGGYLTAAVWMSFAQAGVNPFICIFSNRELRRCFSTTLLYCRKSRLPREPYCVI, translated from the coding sequence ATGATCCCTCCTCCATCTATGGCGAACTATAGCCATGCAGGGGACCACACCATCTTGCAGAATGTCTCTCCGCTCGCTACGTTCCTCAAACTGACCTCTCTGGGTTTCATCATTGGAGTCGGTGTGGTTGGAAACCTCCTGATCTCCATCCTGCTGGTCAAAGACAAGAGCCTGCACCGAGCGCCCTACTATTTCCTGCTGGACCTGTGCGCCTCAGATATCCTGCGCTCAGCCATCTGCTTCCCGTTCGTCTTCACCTCAGTCAAGAATGGATCTGCCTGGACCTATGGCACGCTGACCTGTAAAGTGATAGCCTTCCTGGGTGTGCTTTCCTGTTTCCACACGGCTTTCATGCTGTTCTGTGTTAGTGTCACCCGCTACCTGGCCATTGCGCATCACCGTTTCTACACCAAGAGGCTGACCTTCTGGACCTGCCTGGCTGTTATCTGCATGGTTTGGACGTTGTCAGTGGCTATGGCGTTTCCACCGGTGCTAGATGTAGGGACGTACTCTTTTATTCGGGAGGAGGACCAGTGCACATTCCAGCACCGTTCCTTCAGGGCGAATGATTCGCTGGGCTTCATGCTCCTGCTGGCGCTCATCCTTCTGGCCACACAGCTGGTTTACCTCAAGCTCATCTTCTTCGTTCACGACCGTCGAAAGATGAAGCCTGTCCAGTTCGTGCCTGCTGTCAGCCAGAACTGGACCTTCCACGGGCCAGGTGCTAGCGGCCAGGCGGCGGCCAATTGGCTGGCCGGATTTGGTCGAGGCCCCACCCCGCCTACTTTGCTGGGCATCCGGCAAAACAGCAACGCAGCGGGGCGCCGGCGTCTACTGGTATTGGATGAATTCAAAACAGAGAAGAGGATTAGTAGGATGTTCTACATCATGACATTTTTCTTCCTGGCACTGTGGGGGCCCTATTTGGTCGCCTGCTACTGGCGGGTGTTTGCCAGGGGCCCTGTAGTCCCCGGTGGCTACCTGACAGCTGCCGTCTGGATGAGCTTTGCCCAGGCCGGGGTCAATCCTTTCATCTGCATCTTCTCCAACAGGGAGCTTCGGCGCTGCTTCAGCACCACGCTCCTCTACTGCAGAAAATCCAGGTTACCAAGGGAACCTTACTGCGTTATATGA
- the LOC113142104 gene encoding small integral membrane protein 30, giving the protein MRSPASRKSTATEKKLNMAPKLQLPYATATFCLIFLSLISPAEAYDAGDALALLLGTVVAVVGLCACLGWYARRRNGQL; this is encoded by the coding sequence ATGCGCTCTCCAGCTTCCCGAAAGtcaacagcaacagagaaaaagcTCAACATGGCTCCCAAACTTCAACTTCCTTATGCGACAGCGACCTTCTGCCTGATCTTTCTTTCGCTGATCTCCCCGGCAGAGGCTTACGATGCCGGCGACGCTTTGGCCCTGCTTCTGGGCACCGTCGTGGCCGTTGTGGGTTTGTGCGCCTGCCTCGGCTGGTACGCACGGAGACGGAACGGACAGCTGTGA